The following proteins come from a genomic window of Nicotiana tomentosiformis chromosome 12, ASM39032v3, whole genome shotgun sequence:
- the LOC104116309 gene encoding uncharacterized protein, whose product MEANTSATGPEPFRLFDEKSQSGFGLGFLDVPENKPLPPPPPSVEVLSSQVISNVEFNVEPINLDGLALLKGRVSTKEVFGLSNSDLVPGKYEGGLKLWEGSLDLVKTLNSEMQSGQLSLTGKRVLELGCGHGLPGIFACLKGARAVHFHDFNAEVLQCLTIPNVNANIQQNLLATDNDSAEVRFFASDWSEAHLILPHVLADEGGTKSCKTVDKAAGYDIILMAETVYSVSTLPTLYKLIKKCLHSPHGIVYLAAKKHYFGVGGGSRRFISIVEKDGILAASLVAEVTDGSSNVREIWKLHFR is encoded by the exons ATGGAGGCGAACACGTCAGCAACTGGACCCGAACCATTTCGTCTGTTTGATGAAAAATCCCAATCTGGGTTTGGGTTAGGATTTCTTGATGTCCCAGAAAACAAGCCTCTTCCACCTCCACCTCCTTCTGTTGAAGTACTTTCCTCACAG GTTATATCAAATGTGGAGTTTAATGTGGAGCCTATAAATTTGGATGGCCTTGCTTTACTTAAG GGAAGGGTGAGTACAAAGGAAGTATTTGGTTTGTCTAATTCAGATTTAGTCCCCGGCAAATATGAAG GCGGGCTGAAATTGTGGGAAGGTTCATTAGATTTAGTGAAGACTCTGAACTCCGAGATGCAAAGTGGGCAATTGTCACTGACTGGAAAAAGAGTTTTAGAG CTTGGTTGTGGTCATGGTCTTCCTGGAATTTTTGCCTGTCTGAAG GGTGCTCGTGCTGTACATTTTCATGACTTCAATGCTGAGGTGCTGCAATGCCTAACTATTCCAAATGTCAATGCAAATATCCAACAGAATTTGTTGGCCACAGATAATGATAGCGCTGAAGTTCGCTTTTTTGCTAGTGACTGGAGTGAAGCTCATCTGATTCTTCCTCATGTACTTGCTGATGAAGGTGGCACAAAAAGCTGTAAAACAGTTGATAAGGCTGCTGGTTATGATATAATTCTCATGGCAGAGACAGTGTACTCAGTTTCTACTTTACCTACTCTgtacaaacttattaaaaag TGCTTACATAGTCCTCATGGAATTGTATATCTAGCTGCAAAGAAGCATTATTTTGGTGTCGGTGGTGGATCAAGGCGATTTATTTCGATTGTGGAGAAAGACG GTATTCTAGCGGCTTCTCTAGTTGCTGAAGTTACAGACGGCTCCTCTAACGTTCGAGAAATCTGGAAACTCCACTTCAGGTGA